Sequence from the Undibacterium piscinae genome:
GCGCGCCTATGCGTACCGCTTGGCCCGGATACCGGATATCTAATTGTTCGATAGCCTTGGTCAGCAGTTGCTTGCCTATGCCGGTACCGCGCGCCGCACCACTGGTAATGACGCGACCCAGCGATGCTTCCGCAAACTTCAGGCCGGGCGGAACTATGCGCAGATAGGCGGCGACTTCTTGGTCTGGCGTCCAGGCTACCAGATGCAGGCACTCCTGATCGGCGCCGTCGATATCGAGATAGACGCAATTTTGCTCGACCACAAATACTTCGGAGCGGGCGCGCAGTATGGCATACAACTGAGTGCCGCTGAGCTCGGAAAACGTGGCGCATTGCCAATCGATGGAGTTGTGCATAGTGGTAGCTTTGGTCCGTTGGTTTATGTCAGTCCCTTATCTTAAATCGCTAAGGGACTAGCGGGAGGCTTATGCGTAGGCAACATGAGCTGAATCAATAAGCTGAATCAATAAGCTGAGCCAATAAGCTGAGCCAATAAGGTCGCCCTTACATTTGCCTGAACAAATGCGCATACACGCGGCTGACCGGTAATTTGTCGGCACTGCCGTGTAATTTCAGTGTCAGTTTGCCTGCTTCGTCACGGATCGCGCTATGGATGTAACTGCTGTTGACGATGCTGCCGCGGTGGATTTGCCAGAAAATATTGCTGTCGAGTTGTGGTAATAACTCTCTGAGACTCATGCGTATCAGCGAAGCGTGTTCGGCGGTGACAACGTTGATGTATTTGTCGGTCGCTTCAAAGTACAGGACATCGGTGACCGCGATCATACGTATCTGGTTGCCAATCGCAGCGCGGATCAGCGTCAGTTTTTCCTGCTGTGGCGTGGCGCCCATGCCAGGCAATAAGTGGCGTAATTGGGCCACCATGTTTTCCAATTCTCCGTTGCGGTCCTGATGGCTTTCCAGTTTGGCCTGCAAGCGCCTGACTGTCTTCTCTAGCCTCGCTTCGCTGATAGGCTTGAGTACGTAATCGCTGGCGGCATGCTCGAAAGCCTGCAGCGCAAACTCGTCATAGGCGGTCACGTAGACGATCAAGGGAAAGGGCTTGTGCTCTGGCCATTCTTCGGCCAGTTCCTGTGCCGCTTCCAAGCCGGTTTTGCCCGGCATCTTAATGTCGAGAAACAGGATGTCGGGCCGCAGCGCCAATGCTTCCTGCACGGCCGCCACGCCGTTTTCTACCTGCGAGCAAATCAGCAGTTCCGGCCATAGTTTGGCAAGCATATTGGCCAGCGTCAGGGCCAGTATCGGTTCGTCTTCGGCGATCAGGGCGCGTAGTGTGGTCATGGTTTATACCGGTCTAGGGATGGTGAGGCGGGCTATCGTGCCCTCGGGCTGGTTGGCGCTAAGACTCAGGCTAGCCGCCGGACCGTACAATGCCAGCAGGCGATCGCGTACATTGGCATTGCCTACATGCTCGTGCTGTGTATCTGGATGCGATGGGCGACTGTCGTCGTAATCGTCTGGCAGGCCCAACCCGCTATCGGCGACGGTCAATTGCAGCATGCCATCGCGGATGACGGCACTGACATGGATATTGCCGCCTGCTATTTTTGGCTCTATACCGTGTTTGATGGCGTTTTCCACCAGCGGTTGCAGCAGCATCGGGGCGATCCCGCTCGCTTGCAGTTCGTCCGGCAGCTCCAATTGATAGCTAAGCCGTTTCCCCATACGGATCGCCAGCAATTCGAGGTAGGCATGGGTTAAGGCAAATTCCTGCTTAAGCGTGGTTTTCTCGGCGCGTGAAGAGCTTAAGCTGGCGCGCAGATACTGTATCAATTGTTCCAGCATGTATTGGGCACGCGGCGCGTCGAGCGCAATCAAGCCTTGTAAGTTGGCCAGGGTGTTGAATAGCATGTGCGGTTCTATCTGCGCCTGCAGCAATTGCAGCTTGGCTTGCATCGCTTGTTTTTCTATGCCGGCAATCCGGCTCTTTTCTTGTTCGGTTTTTAATTTGCGCTCAGACATTGCGCTATAGATGAGGAAGAAAATTCCCGAAACGACGCTGATGACCACCGACATGATGACGAGTTTTTGTTCGCCACTCTGCTGATGATTGAATAGGTCAGCGAGCGGAAAACCGTAAAGTAACATTCCCAGGCTATAGCCAAAATAAAAGCCCAAGGGCGCGGCGATGCTGCACATCATCAAAAATAGCAGACGGTTTGGTTTGGCGTCTTTCCAGATCAGCTTACGCAATCCATTGATTAGCAGACTGATGCTAATCCCTATCAACATCGAGAACACCCAGTTGGTTTGAAAACCTTCGCCGTTGCTGAGGCCATATGTGACAAACATAGCGACTACCGTATTGAACAGGGTGCTGTAAAACAAATGGAGAAGTAGGCGGCGCTTTGTTGGTGCGGCAAAGGATTGTGTGCAAGCTGTCATGGAATTATGCGATTGCCGGTTTCTGGGATGGCAGAGTATGCCCCGAATTTGTCTGCACTTCGTTATGAACATGTTTAGGCATCTTTGGCATCTCGGTTGGGCTTTTAATCATAAACGGTTGTTAGTATTTGCTTGCGCCGATGATATGGCCAAATTAGCGCATATTGTAGGGCGCTTCGATAGATAGGGTTAAGGCTATGCTGCCTGAGAGTGGCACGGCGCAACAGCGGCAAGCGATAAAACGGCATTTGCCGGCCTTGAGTTGGCTAAAAATTGGCGCGAAGTGGTCTCTGCCGTGGTTTATTGAAAAGTCATCTGCGGAGCCGGTTTTGTGTACGCTTACTACCCGCTTAGCTGGTATATTTGCCCACAAT
This genomic interval carries:
- a CDS encoding histidine kinase; the encoded protein is MFVTYGLSNGEGFQTNWVFSMLIGISISLLINGLRKLIWKDAKPNRLLFLMMCSIAAPLGFYFGYSLGMLLYGFPLADLFNHQQSGEQKLVIMSVVISVVSGIFFLIYSAMSERKLKTEQEKSRIAGIEKQAMQAKLQLLQAQIEPHMLFNTLANLQGLIALDAPRAQYMLEQLIQYLRASLSSSRAEKTTLKQEFALTHAYLELLAIRMGKRLSYQLELPDELQASGIAPMLLQPLVENAIKHGIEPKIAGGNIHVSAVIRDGMLQLTVADSGLGLPDDYDDSRPSHPDTQHEHVGNANVRDRLLALYGPAASLSLSANQPEGTIARLTIPRPV
- a CDS encoding response regulator transcription factor, which gives rise to MTTLRALIAEDEPILALTLANMLAKLWPELLICSQVENGVAAVQEALALRPDILFLDIKMPGKTGLEAAQELAEEWPEHKPFPLIVYVTAYDEFALQAFEHAASDYVLKPISEARLEKTVRRLQAKLESHQDRNGELENMVAQLRHLLPGMGATPQQEKLTLIRAAIGNQIRMIAVTDVLYFEATDKYINVVTAEHASLIRMSLRELLPQLDSNIFWQIHRGSIVNSSYIHSAIRDEAGKLTLKLHGSADKLPVSRVYAHLFRQM
- a CDS encoding GNAT family N-acetyltransferase: MHNSIDWQCATFSELSGTQLYAILRARSEVFVVEQNCVYLDIDGADQECLHLVAWTPDQEVAAYLRIVPPGLKFAEASLGRVITSGAARGTGIGKQLLTKAIEQLDIRYPGQAVRIGAQQYLEKFYLSFGFTTASEMYLEDDIPHIEMLKPAQ